A genome region from Nitrosopumilus oxyclinae includes the following:
- a CDS encoding homospermidine biosynthesis protein has product MDPHKFHGKDIPHIKLDPKMTIEDLVDVFASSGYNGRQLGDAAKLYAKMIEEDATICLTVSGAMTPVGFGGIIKTLIERGFVDWIVTTGANVYHEDHFAWGLPVKQGSFDVDDMKLYENEIVRIRDVYIKFHETLEAQDELVQKMFGDDFPDESFTTAEFCNLMGKLSKEKAKHPEKSFVTSAYDYDVPVYISTMKDSSLALNLAVHRLAGKTYNLDFVREIIEQAAILYDSKKSGILELGGGVPKNTAQQTGPLLDQILKRDDGGQDYIIQITDARPDTGGLSGATLQEGKSWGKVQDAHNGMVTVYADATIAFPILALYVLSNQKSRKPKRLYKKLNTLYKKLSDDYFNNPANKVKKSKKKN; this is encoded by the coding sequence ATGGATCCTCACAAGTTTCATGGTAAAGATATTCCACATATCAAACTAGACCCAAAAATGACCATAGAAGACTTGGTCGATGTGTTTGCAAGTTCAGGATATAATGGACGGCAGTTAGGTGATGCAGCCAAATTATATGCAAAAATGATTGAAGAGGATGCAACAATTTGCCTAACAGTTTCAGGTGCAATGACGCCAGTTGGATTTGGAGGAATAATCAAAACATTAATTGAAAGAGGATTTGTAGATTGGATTGTTACGACAGGGGCAAATGTGTATCATGAGGATCATTTTGCTTGGGGACTGCCAGTAAAGCAAGGAAGTTTTGATGTCGATGACATGAAATTGTATGAAAATGAAATCGTTAGAATTAGAGATGTGTATATCAAATTTCATGAAACATTAGAAGCTCAAGATGAATTAGTTCAAAAAATGTTTGGAGATGATTTTCCAGATGAATCATTTACAACTGCAGAATTTTGTAATTTAATGGGAAAACTAAGTAAAGAAAAAGCAAAACATCCTGAAAAAAGTTTTGTCACATCAGCATATGATTATGATGTCCCAGTATACATTTCAACTATGAAAGATTCATCATTAGCTTTGAATTTAGCAGTACACAGATTAGCAGGTAAAACATACAATTTGGATTTCGTAAGAGAAATCATTGAACAAGCCGCCATCTTGTATGATTCTAAAAAATCAGGCATTTTAGAATTGGGGGGAGGAGTACCAAAGAATACGGCTCAGCAAACAGGACCACTATTAGATCAAATTCTAAAAAGAGATGATGGAGGACAAGATTACATTATTCAAATTACAGATGCACGTCCAGATACAGGAGGTTTGTCAGGTGCAACACTTCAAGAAGGGAAGAGTTGGGGCAAAGTTCAAGATGCACATAACGGTATGGTTACAGTTTATGCGGATGCCACCATAGCATTTCCAATTCTAGCATTGTACGTTCTAAGTAATCAAAAGAGTAGAAAACCAAAAAGACTTTACAAAAAACTAAACACACTATACAAAAAACTAAGTGATGATTATTTCAATAATCCTGCCAACAAAGTAAAAAAATCAAAGAAGAAAAACTAA
- a CDS encoding MarR family transcriptional regulator, translated as MGGGKKPTAGNKDKSAGSKDTKKKKDKGEGGPKKAEITVIVNEQQALKIIQNSKVLTVQDLARQTGVKISAANAFLKESTSKGIVKRVGGYSGHYLYQAVSS; from the coding sequence ATGGGTGGAGGAAAGAAACCAACAGCAGGAAACAAAGACAAATCTGCAGGTTCTAAAGATACAAAGAAAAAGAAAGACAAAGGTGAAGGGGGACCAAAGAAAGCAGAAATTACCGTTATAGTAAATGAGCAACAAGCATTAAAAATTATTCAAAATTCCAAAGTTCTCACTGTTCAGGATCTTGCAAGACAAACAGGTGTTAAAATTTCTGCAGCAAATGCATTCCTAAAAGAATCTACAAGTAAAGGAATAGTAAAAAGAGTTGGCGGATATTCAGGTCACTATTTGTATCAAGCAGTTTCTTCATAA
- a CDS encoding NAD(+)/NADH kinase: MQIGIYGSGSTESAAKTIKKILDESGITSFPISKTKSKQADCIIVLGGDKGVRNYFHRTFDSTLPVLGISEGEASGFLAQIELREFSSYVNLLKKQNYKVEQVPRLGVKIDGKNVYPVLNDVAVFSSKSAMLMEHTLRVNGDEVWHDNSDGIIVSTPIGSSAYSMSAGGPVLFQDSAVFEIISVNSLDVTRRPIIVSNSSSIEIDDISARLHCEVVLDGLDRYKVKKTVECTQFFPPAQIIRLKKDSTAISALAKKVHLAEELLSMPPSSKLLLKTLEYEGALTQKDLANKTLLPDRTVRLALSHLLKKGYVKKKVSIRDARQKIYEISKIE; encoded by the coding sequence ATGCAGATAGGCATTTACGGTTCAGGTAGCACAGAATCAGCTGCAAAGACAATTAAAAAAATTCTTGACGAATCTGGAATTACGTCATTTCCAATTTCTAAAACTAAAAGCAAACAAGCTGATTGTATAATTGTCCTTGGGGGGGATAAGGGAGTTAGGAATTATTTTCATAGAACATTTGATTCTACTTTACCTGTACTGGGAATAAGTGAAGGTGAGGCAAGTGGATTTTTGGCTCAAATTGAATTGAGAGAATTTTCATCATATGTCAATTTATTGAAAAAACAAAACTACAAAGTAGAACAAGTACCTAGACTTGGTGTAAAAATTGATGGAAAAAATGTCTATCCGGTATTAAATGATGTTGCAGTATTTTCATCAAAGAGTGCAATGCTGATGGAGCATACTTTGCGTGTTAATGGTGATGAGGTATGGCATGATAATAGTGATGGAATAATTGTATCTACTCCAATTGGATCATCTGCATATTCAATGTCTGCTGGAGGTCCAGTATTGTTCCAAGACTCTGCAGTTTTTGAAATAATTTCTGTAAACTCTCTTGATGTAACCCGTAGACCAATCATTGTTTCAAATAGCAGTTCTATTGAAATTGATGACATATCTGCACGGTTACACTGTGAGGTTGTTTTGGATGGTTTGGATAGGTACAAAGTAAAGAAAACAGTTGAATGCACACAGTTTTTCCCACCTGCTCAAATTATTAGATTAAAAAAAGATTCAACAGCGATCTCTGCCCTTGCAAAAAAGGTCCATCTTGCTGAAGAACTTCTTAGCATGCCTCCTAGTTCTAAACTTTTATTGAAAACTCTGGAGTATGAGGGGGCTTTAACTCAAAAAGATCTTGCAAACAAAACATTACTTCCTGATAGAACTGTTCGGTTGGCTCTGAGCCATTTACTCAAAAAAGGCTATGTCAAAAAGAAAGTTTCAATTCGTGATGCAAGACAGAAAATTTATGAAATTTCAAAGATTGAGTGA
- a CDS encoding 30S ribosomal protein S26e, which yields MPLKRASRGRTKGGKGSSGVVQCTNCGQTVPKDKAKKVTSKLNLVEHTLAKELRAQGAYIASPTVLKHYCISCAIHFKILKIRSADSRRKRGKLR from the coding sequence ATGCCACTTAAGCGTGCAAGTAGAGGTCGTACAAAAGGAGGAAAAGGATCTTCAGGTGTTGTACAATGTACAAACTGTGGACAGACTGTCCCAAAAGACAAGGCAAAGAAAGTTACTTCTAAATTAAATTTGGTTGAACATACTTTAGCAAAAGAACTACGTGCACAAGGCGCATATATTGCATCACCAACAGTTTTGAAACATTACTGTATTTCATGTGCAATTCACTTTAAGATTCTAAAAATTAGATCTGCAGATAGTAGAAGAAAACGTGGAAAACTTCGTTAG
- a CDS encoding threonine--tRNA ligase, producing the protein MRILQLHCDNIEYTPTKKEIQSAEDIENPQTQRLEELVVVFVAIEDGDDSSVAQNAITQIKSSMEKIGSKKLLLYPYAHLSSNLAKPSIAIKLLKEMEDAASELEVSHSPFGWTKSYKIQVKGHPLAESSKVVTKDSASVKPDEELTSDALKGESKIRSFWKILSPDGTMTNIGDFNFAKYPKLEILAKYESAKIRKVDQPPPHVALMKKMGIADYEPASDSGNMRFYPNGRLIKSLIERYVTDRVKEYGGYEVETPIMYDSEHPSMVSYFNRFPARQYNIDSEGKKLFLRFAACFGQFLMANQYQLSYKNLPYKLYELTRYSFRREQSGELVGLRRLRAFTMPDCHAFCKDMPQAIDEIKVRFDLSQSVLKELGIDETDYDMAIRFTEDFYNENKSSIEELVKKHGRPVLVEMWKEKFFYFVLKWEFNFIDGLGKASALSTDQIDVENGNRYGIDFVDENNVKQNPIILHNSPSGAIERIIYALLEKAAKDSHEGRKPQFPLWLAPTQVRIIPLKEEFNTFTESLSDKISASDVRVDIDDRNESIGKRIREAEKEWIRYILVIGEKEANSQNLSIRDRQTGDVRELSFDDFINEIKDQTKGKPFTGLNLPKYLSKRPNLMV; encoded by the coding sequence ATGCGTATATTGCAACTTCATTGTGATAACATCGAGTATACTCCAACCAAAAAGGAGATACAATCTGCTGAAGATATTGAAAATCCTCAAACTCAGAGATTGGAAGAACTTGTGGTGGTATTTGTTGCAATTGAAGACGGTGATGACTCCTCAGTGGCACAAAATGCAATCACTCAGATTAAATCATCAATGGAAAAAATTGGATCTAAAAAATTATTGTTATACCCTTATGCTCATCTTAGCTCAAATCTTGCAAAACCATCGATTGCCATTAAATTACTTAAAGAGATGGAAGATGCAGCATCCGAACTTGAAGTATCTCATTCTCCATTTGGTTGGACAAAATCTTACAAAATCCAAGTAAAGGGACATCCACTTGCAGAAAGTTCCAAAGTTGTCACAAAAGATTCTGCATCTGTAAAACCTGATGAGGAATTAACTTCTGATGCACTCAAAGGTGAATCTAAAATTCGCTCATTTTGGAAAATACTTTCTCCAGATGGAACAATGACAAATATTGGTGATTTTAATTTTGCAAAATATCCTAAACTAGAAATTTTGGCAAAATATGAATCGGCAAAAATTCGTAAAGTGGACCAACCACCACCACATGTTGCATTGATGAAGAAGATGGGAATAGCAGACTATGAACCTGCATCTGATTCTGGAAATATGAGATTTTATCCTAATGGTCGTTTGATCAAATCATTAATTGAACGATATGTTACTGACAGAGTTAAAGAATATGGTGGTTATGAAGTTGAAACTCCAATCATGTATGATTCAGAACATCCAAGTATGGTTAGTTACTTTAACCGGTTCCCTGCAAGACAATACAATATTGACTCTGAAGGCAAAAAACTCTTTTTGAGATTTGCTGCATGTTTTGGTCAATTCCTGATGGCCAATCAATACCAATTATCATACAAGAATTTGCCCTACAAACTCTATGAGTTAACTCGTTACAGCTTTAGACGTGAACAATCAGGGGAATTAGTCGGTTTAAGACGATTAAGAGCATTTACCATGCCTGACTGCCATGCATTTTGCAAAGATATGCCTCAGGCAATTGATGAAATTAAGGTAAGATTTGATCTTTCTCAAAGTGTTCTCAAAGAGCTAGGGATTGATGAAACTGACTATGATATGGCAATCAGATTCACAGAGGACTTTTACAATGAAAACAAATCATCCATTGAGGAACTCGTCAAAAAACATGGAAGACCAGTTCTTGTTGAAATGTGGAAAGAGAAATTCTTTTACTTTGTATTGAAATGGGAGTTTAATTTTATTGATGGTCTGGGAAAAGCCTCTGCTTTATCAACTGACCAGATTGATGTAGAAAATGGAAATAGATACGGAATTGATTTTGTAGATGAAAATAATGTCAAACAAAATCCAATCATATTGCACAACTCCCCTAGTGGCGCAATTGAGAGAATTATCTATGCATTGTTAGAAAAAGCTGCTAAAGATTCTCATGAGGGGCGAAAACCTCAATTCCCACTTTGGTTGGCCCCTACTCAAGTTAGAATAATTCCACTCAAAGAAGAATTCAATACATTTACTGAATCATTATCTGATAAAATTTCTGCAAGTGATGTTCGTGTTGACATTGATGATAGAAACGAAAGTATTGGAAAAAGAATACGTGAAGCTGAAAAAGAATGGATTCGATACATTTTGGTGATTGGTGAAAAAGAAGCAAATTCTCAAAATCTTAGTATACGTGATAGACAAACTGGTGATGTGCGGGAATTGTCATTTGATGATTTTATTAATGAAATTAAAGACCAAACCAAAGGAAAACCTTTCACTGGTTTGAATCTTCCAAAATATCTCTCAAAGAGACCAAATTTGATGGTGTAA
- the speB gene encoding agmatinase, with product MSYLDLYMNNNPLITSSDDDSEPVATIFGIPFDATHSYKPGCRFGPDAIRDSFNNIEIFHPDLGIDLETVNIEDLGNTRHTVVASEMIDMVKKITSELVAKQRQLFILGGEHSITYGTYTSFPKDTGYVVFDAHYDLRDEFADIKLSHASYLRRIVEERGADNILHVGARAFVKEELEFLTENKIKTITYKQICEGKGPSLLRDHVSTFDTVYSSFDLDVLDPAYAPGVGNPEADGITSRELFDMINIFQETKVTGVDIVELNPYHDNGATASLAAKIISTLIAINLSRNN from the coding sequence ATGAGCTATCTTGATCTATACATGAATAATAATCCGCTAATTACATCATCTGATGATGATTCCGAACCTGTAGCTACGATATTCGGAATACCTTTTGATGCTACTCACTCTTACAAGCCTGGTTGTAGATTTGGACCTGACGCAATTCGTGACTCTTTTAATAATATTGAGATATTTCATCCTGACCTTGGAATTGATTTAGAGACTGTCAATATTGAAGATTTGGGAAACACACGTCATACTGTTGTGGCATCTGAAATGATTGACATGGTCAAAAAAATTACTTCTGAACTTGTTGCAAAGCAAAGACAGTTGTTCATTTTGGGCGGAGAGCATTCCATTACTTATGGTACGTATACTAGTTTTCCAAAAGATACTGGATATGTTGTTTTTGATGCACACTATGATTTACGTGATGAATTTGCTGACATTAAACTAAGCCATGCATCTTACTTGAGACGCATTGTAGAAGAGAGAGGGGCTGACAATATTTTACATGTTGGAGCAAGAGCCTTTGTCAAAGAGGAATTAGAATTTCTAACTGAAAATAAAATTAAAACTATTACTTACAAGCAAATTTGTGAAGGCAAAGGTCCTAGTCTTCTAAGAGATCATGTCTCTACATTTGATACTGTATATTCTAGTTTTGATCTTGATGTGTTAGATCCTGCATATGCTCCTGGCGTTGGTAATCCTGAAGCTGATGGAATTACGTCTAGAGAACTATTTGATATGATCAACATTTTTCAGGAAACCAAAGTCACTGGTGTGGATATTGTTGAATTAAATCCATACCATGATAATGGCGCCACTGCATCATTGGCTGCAAAAATAATTTCTACTTTGATTGCAATTAATCTATCCCGAAATAATTAA
- a CDS encoding cyclophilin-like fold protein: MSTSSVSRKQLILEIRGKAKISCDLKRHLSPRTVGTIMRSLPLEGHAHLLGKSILYFESNIDSGIERSKTEFKKGDVAFLPSTGSLCFFLNDAVFTKTMTPIGKLGEKIDALKDVKSGDVLCIYEETA; the protein is encoded by the coding sequence TTGAGTACATCGTCAGTCTCCAGAAAACAGCTAATATTAGAAATTCGTGGAAAAGCAAAAATTTCATGTGATCTAAAACGTCACTTGTCTCCAAGAACTGTTGGAACCATTATGAGATCTTTACCGTTAGAGGGCCATGCACATTTACTTGGAAAAAGTATTCTGTATTTTGAATCTAACATTGATTCTGGAATTGAAAGATCTAAAACTGAATTCAAAAAAGGCGATGTTGCATTTTTACCCTCAACTGGAAGTTTGTGTTTTTTTCTAAATGATGCTGTATTTACAAAAACAATGACTCCTATAGGAAAATTAGGTGAAAAAATTGATGCATTAAAGGATGTTAAATCTGGAGATGTACTTTGTATTTATGAAGAAACTGCTTGA
- a CDS encoding CDP-alcohol phosphatidyltransferase family protein: MLNNLRDTLRPTLEKIGKGFASTGLSANFWTFVGLAFALVSAVVYGMGIEYGLILGGVLLLVSGFFDMVDGQVARVTGKTSKKGEYLDSMFDKISEVAIFLGLLVGGYAEPYLVLLAITLSLLVSYARSKSDIINIKLQGIGIGERAERLLVIAIIGMIGFMEYAVIIVVIIAGITLVQRMVYTAKNIKE, translated from the coding sequence GTGTTAAATAATCTGCGAGATACTCTAAGGCCTACTTTAGAAAAAATAGGTAAGGGATTTGCATCTACAGGATTGTCTGCAAACTTTTGGACATTTGTAGGATTGGCATTTGCACTGGTGTCTGCAGTTGTTTATGGAATGGGAATAGAATATGGATTAATTCTTGGCGGTGTTTTGTTACTTGTTTCAGGATTTTTTGACATGGTAGATGGTCAAGTAGCAAGAGTTACTGGAAAGACTTCGAAAAAAGGTGAATATCTTGATTCTATGTTTGATAAGATTTCTGAAGTTGCAATATTTTTAGGACTTTTAGTTGGAGGATATGCTGAGCCGTATCTTGTATTGCTTGCAATTACATTGTCTTTGTTAGTAAGTTATGCTAGATCCAAATCTGATATTATTAACATTAAACTTCAAGGAATAGGAATTGGCGAACGAGCTGAAAGATTATTGGTGATTGCAATTATTGGAATGATTGGATTTATGGAATATGCTGTAATTATTGTAGTGATAATTGCAGGGATTACTCTAGTACAGAGAATGGTTTACACTGCTAAAAATATTAAAGAATAA
- a CDS encoding DNA-binding protein — translation MLMEGTTETRGQEQTEKSEQAVIKIGNYPVMESALEVLTILGNKKKVVLQSRGNSIPNAVAVANIITEKMLKGNSKVQKINLDTVEAAGIGNMTSTIEIILIKN, via the coding sequence ATGCTCATGGAAGGGACAACTGAAACAAGGGGTCAAGAGCAGACCGAAAAGTCTGAACAGGCCGTAATAAAAATAGGAAATTATCCAGTAATGGAATCAGCTCTTGAAGTATTAACAATATTAGGAAATAAAAAGAAAGTAGTTTTACAATCAAGGGGAAATTCAATACCAAATGCTGTTGCAGTAGCGAACATCATTACAGAAAAAATGCTCAAAGGTAACTCAAAAGTTCAAAAAATTAATCTAGACACAGTAGAAGCTGCAGGAATTGGCAACATGACATCAACAATTGAAATTATTTTAATTAAAAACTAG
- a CDS encoding matrixin family metalloprotease produces the protein MVLPVMAVSIAIFIPVEIWAENSEQWSELRHWENVKENKIPVLIVRDAKVSETQVDIVEDAINSKKVKNSGRTLFLGWNEGIKEISKSFGVKVPTLEIQYKLERTEAIIIHLSEKTNSNGYNGYTNLFYDANGNIIKALVTIYNTDELNKLQLESIIRHELGHALGLGHTNVENDLMQPKINMNFNAISLLDLQALASIY, from the coding sequence ATGGTTCTGCCAGTAATGGCAGTAAGTATAGCTATTTTCATTCCAGTAGAAATTTGGGCTGAAAATAGTGAGCAATGGAGTGAATTAAGACATTGGGAGAATGTAAAAGAGAATAAAATTCCAGTCTTAATTGTTAGAGATGCAAAGGTGAGTGAAACTCAGGTGGATATTGTAGAAGACGCAATCAATTCAAAAAAAGTAAAAAATTCTGGAAGAACGTTATTTTTGGGATGGAATGAAGGAATCAAAGAAATTTCAAAATCATTTGGAGTAAAAGTTCCAACATTAGAAATACAATACAAACTTGAAAGAACAGAGGCAATAATTATTCATCTCAGTGAGAAAACAAATTCAAATGGCTATAACGGATATACAAATTTGTTCTATGATGCAAATGGAAATATCATAAAAGCTCTTGTAACAATCTACAATACAGATGAATTAAACAAGTTGCAACTTGAATCAATCATCAGACATGAATTAGGCCATGCACTTGGATTAGGACACACAAATGTAGAAAATGATTTGATGCAACCAAAGATCAACATGAACTTTAATGCAATATCACTTTTAGATTTACAAGCTCTTGCAAGCATCTACTGA
- a CDS encoding pentapeptide repeat-containing protein, translating to MNPSDVFRKRNLSKTNFEYEELIGRDFSDSNMKGVNLKNRDIHNADLRCTDLSGADMSGAILFYVKMRGADLQNTNLSNAKLWDADLYGADMRGADIRGADLFYADLRSVDLSGANLSGVNLRHTNFEGAVLEETNFEGANYDSHTLDTISEDKKIKLKQQGNSW from the coding sequence ATGAATCCATCAGATGTTTTTAGAAAAAGGAATCTCTCAAAGACCAATTTTGAATATGAGGAATTGATTGGAAGAGATTTTTCAGATTCCAACATGAAGGGAGTGAATCTCAAAAACAGAGATATACACAATGCGGATTTGAGATGTACTGATCTTAGTGGAGCAGATATGAGCGGGGCAATATTGTTTTATGTAAAAATGCGAGGTGCAGATTTACAAAACACCAATCTATCCAATGCAAAGCTATGGGATGCAGATTTGTATGGAGCAGATATGCGAGGAGCAGACATCAGAGGGGCAGATTTGTTTTATGCAGATTTACGAAGTGTGGATTTGAGCGGAGCTAATCTCAGTGGAGTAAATCTCAGACACACAAATTTTGAGGGAGCAGTTTTAGAAGAGACAAATTTTGAGGGAGCAAACTATGATTCACACACATTAGACACAATTTCTGAAGATAAAAAAATAAAATTAAAGCAGCAAGGAAATTCATGGTAA
- a CDS encoding dicarboxylate/amino acid:cation symporter, whose translation MTIKKYIFKNLWLQVVISLIIGLCVGLILGDDVGVGLDDETLDTLTSYLKIPANIFLSIIQMIIVPLIFASIVVAITNLGAKDKLKTLGLGVGVYFVITTTIAILVAVFLASVISPGSILDLTALQESHDLSDDDLQIKDGFSLDDIPSIIPNIIPSNPIFSYLEGQMFSILVMALIVGLSMAALPKESVKPLLDILESIQKITLYILLFSMKIVPFAVFGLIVGMVATVGMGTMVGLGVYMGTVVLGLGIMLLVYMLILKFVAKRPISSTFLKFRNPQTLAFSTASSMATMPVTLKTAEDDLKIDPKVSKFVIPLGTTVNMDGTALYQVIAVFFLAQLFSIELSLLAMLVIIVTSLLASIGTPAVPGAGVIVLSTILVTVGIPPVGILLLISVDRILDMIRTMVNVTGDLTASCVFDKITRD comes from the coding sequence ATGACCATTAAGAAATATATTTTCAAAAATTTATGGCTACAAGTTGTAATCTCTTTAATCATAGGGCTTTGTGTAGGGCTGATTTTAGGTGATGATGTGGGTGTTGGGTTAGATGATGAGACTTTAGATACTCTAACATCGTATCTGAAAATTCCTGCTAACATATTTTTGAGTATAATTCAAATGATAATTGTTCCGTTAATCTTTGCCTCCATCGTTGTAGCTATTACTAATTTAGGGGCAAAAGATAAACTAAAAACTCTGGGATTAGGCGTTGGTGTTTATTTTGTAATCACCACAACAATCGCAATACTTGTAGCCGTATTTCTTGCGTCCGTTATATCCCCTGGTAGCATTCTTGATCTTACTGCTCTTCAAGAATCTCATGATCTTTCAGATGATGATCTACAAATTAAAGATGGCTTTTCACTAGATGATATTCCAAGTATAATACCTAACATAATTCCAAGTAATCCTATTTTTTCATATCTGGAAGGGCAGATGTTTAGCATCTTGGTGATGGCACTCATTGTAGGACTGTCAATGGCAGCACTTCCAAAAGAATCAGTCAAACCATTATTGGATATATTGGAATCAATTCAAAAAATAACATTATACATTCTATTGTTTTCTATGAAGATTGTACCGTTTGCTGTTTTTGGATTAATTGTTGGAATGGTTGCCACCGTTGGTATGGGAACAATGGTTGGATTAGGGGTATACATGGGAACTGTTGTTCTGGGTCTTGGAATTATGTTGCTGGTATACATGTTGATCTTAAAGTTTGTAGCAAAAAGACCGATATCTTCTACATTTTTAAAATTCCGCAATCCGCAAACTTTGGCTTTTTCAACAGCTAGTTCAATGGCAACAATGCCTGTCACACTAAAGACTGCAGAAGATGATCTCAAGATTGATCCAAAAGTTTCAAAATTTGTAATTCCACTTGGAACTACTGTGAATATGGATGGTACTGCCTTGTATCAAGTGATAGCTGTTTTCTTTTTAGCACAACTCTTTTCAATTGAATTGAGTCTGTTGGCTATGCTTGTAATCATTGTCACCTCTCTTTTGGCTTCTATTGGAACACCTGCTGTACCAGGAGCTGGTGTAATTGTCTTATCTACCATATTGGTAACTGTGGGAATCCCTCCTGTTGGAATCTTACTATTGATTTCTGTAGATAGAATTTTAGACATGATCAGAACTATGGTTAATGTTACAGGAGATCTTACAGCTAGTTGCGTGTTTGATAAAATAACGCGAGATTAG
- a CDS encoding DNA-directed RNA polymerase subunit K — translation MIRLYNVLKKFSYLSDVNETELIEAPQPEELDEEVEENAGLNKALDTYRKLIDRKDLVEPLTEKEQDSLEKRIKEIENREVVERIEEHEPVEIPCEKNKITIGPPTLTRFEKARIMGARALQLSLGAPPFIPIPKSARISLDISMEELEQRVIPITIRRVLPNGDYQNIPIDYFEK, via the coding sequence ATGATTAGATTATATAACGTTTTAAAGAAATTTTCTTACTTGTCTGATGTTAATGAAACTGAATTAATTGAAGCTCCACAACCTGAAGAATTAGATGAAGAGGTTGAGGAGAATGCAGGGTTAAACAAAGCATTAGATACATATCGAAAATTAATAGATAGAAAAGATCTTGTTGAACCATTAACTGAAAAAGAACAAGATAGTCTTGAAAAAAGAATCAAAGAAATTGAAAACAGAGAAGTTGTTGAAAGAATTGAAGAACATGAACCAGTAGAAATTCCTTGTGAGAAGAATAAAATTACAATCGGACCACCGACATTGACAAGATTTGAAAAGGCAAGAATCATGGGAGCAAGAGCATTACAATTATCATTAGGGGCACCACCATTTATCCCAATTCCAAAATCAGCAAGAATTTCACTAGATATCTCAATGGAAGAATTAGAACAAAGAGTAATCCCAATTACAATTAGACGTGTACTTCCAAACGGAGATTATCAAAACATACCAATTGATTATTTTGAGAAATAA
- a CDS encoding PfkB family carbohydrate kinase, protein MKLAVFSHCAIDTITIDGNNYEQIGGAACYSGITARQFKFDVDLYTKFGPDFPKQYLNEDKINLVDSESQKNTTKFAISITGSDRTLKLENECEEINYSQSAADAHLVSPIYHEISDETFKKIKNDSNFLFVDPQGFLRRKDSENNVFLEQTDLDLSNVDAIKVNPEESRQIVNGTSDEMMLALQKKGIKHVLLTDKANVSLLVKDKIYSITLPNRTIHDTTGIGDIFCTAFTCTMLKEKDFLWALCFAGGAAQAALESKNVGLQKIPKKGTIETNASYFYNLVKFRDL, encoded by the coding sequence ATGAAACTAGCTGTTTTTTCACATTGCGCAATTGATACAATAACTATTGATGGAAATAACTATGAGCAAATTGGTGGGGCGGCTTGTTATTCTGGTATTACAGCTCGACAATTCAAATTTGATGTGGATTTGTACACAAAGTTTGGCCCTGATTTTCCAAAACAATATCTTAATGAAGATAAAATTAATCTTGTAGATTCTGAATCTCAAAAAAATACCACCAAGTTTGCTATTTCGATAACTGGTTCTGATAGAACTCTCAAATTAGAAAATGAATGTGAAGAAATTAACTATTCTCAAAGTGCTGCAGATGCTCACCTTGTAAGCCCAATTTACCATGAAATATCTGATGAGACATTTAAAAAAATTAAGAATGATTCTAATTTCCTCTTTGTTGATCCTCAGGGATTTTTAAGACGAAAAGATTCTGAAAATAATGTTTTCTTGGAACAAACTGATCTTGATTTATCAAATGTTGATGCAATCAAGGTCAATCCTGAAGAATCAAGACAGATTGTAAATGGAACTAGTGATGAGATGATGTTGGCATTGCAAAAAAAAGGAATCAAACATGTGTTGTTAACTGACAAGGCAAATGTATCATTGTTGGTAAAAGACAAAATCTATTCAATTACTTTACCAAATAGGACTATTCACGATACCACTGGCATTGGAGATATTTTCTGTACTGCTTTTACTTGTACAATGCTTAAAGAGAAGGATTTTTTGTGGGCTCTGTGTTTTGCTGGAGGTGCTGCACAAGCGGCATTAGAATCAAAGAATGTAGGCTTACAAAAGATTCCGAAAAAAGGAACAATTGAAACGAATGCATCATATTTTTACAATTTAGTAAAATTTCGAGATTTGTAA